One window from the genome of Sesamum indicum cultivar Zhongzhi No. 13 linkage group LG15, S_indicum_v1.0, whole genome shotgun sequence encodes:
- the LOC105177989 gene encoding LOW QUALITY PROTEIN: uncharacterized protein LOC105177989 (The sequence of the model RefSeq protein was modified relative to this genomic sequence to represent the inferred CDS: inserted 1 base in 1 codon; substituted 1 base at 1 genomic stop codon): MILLPFSLLRNFFMRRAFIQTLIAPRHLSTTNTMSQSMPLEDTTADHPHTAAAAAAAELPPPLHQLNHTRKASTLPRHLLPALASCHHSHHPPRPPQNLSPHPSPPCSTAAPPRTVASAFLSWAQAPTPLSSLFDSCAPPNRRLRILELGSDTGAVGIAAAALLGASVTITDLPHVLPNLQFNVAANAKILELHGGAVDAAALQWGQTTDVEAIGREYDVILGSDLVYHENLXGPLLXLRFLLLGSEQKVVFLMSHLKRWKKESAFFKKANKVFDVGVIHTDSPCNGSRIGVTVYQFVRKCNGGGKLKSDFSCK; encoded by the exons ATGATCCTTCTTCCATTCTCCCTATTACGTAATTTCTTCATGCGTCGGGCATTCATCCAAACCCTAATCGCCCCCCGCCACCTGTCCACCACAAACACAATGTCCCAATCAATGCCATTAGAGGACACCACAGCAGATCATCCACACAcagccgccgccgccgccgcagCAGAGCTACCACCTCCACTCCATCAACTCAATCATACTCGTAAAGCAAGTACCCTCCCAAGGCATCTCCTTCCAGCTCTGGCCTCCTGCCACCACTCTCATCACCCTCCTCGACCGCCACAGAACCTCTCACCCCACCCCTCTCCTCCTTGTTCGACAGCCGCGCCCCCCCGCACCGTCGCCTCCGCATTCTTGAGCTGGGCTCAGGCACCCACCCCTCTCTCCTCCTTGTTCGACAGCTGCGCACCCCCTAACCGTCGCCTCCGCATTCTCGAGCTGGGCTCAGACACTGGTGCGGTTGGGATTGCCGCAGCTGCTTTGCTTGGCGCAAGCGTCACAATCACAGACCTCCCCCACGTGCTGCCCAACCTGCAGTTCAACGTTGCCGCCAACGCAAAAATCTTGGAGCTCCACGGCGGGGCAGTCGACGCGGCGGCACTTCAATGGGGCCAGACTACGGACGTGGAAGCCATAGGCAGAGAATATGATGTTATACTGGGGTCTGATTTAGTGTACCATGAAAACCTGTAAGGGCCACTGC GTCTGAGGTTTTTGTTGCTGGGGAGTGAGCAGAAAGTGGTGTTCTTGATGAGCCATTTGAAGAGATGGAAGAAGGAATCAGCATTCTTCAAGAAGGCTAACAAGGTTTTTGATGTTGGGGTAATTCATACTGATAGTCCATGTAATGGGTCCAGAATTGGAGTCACTGTCTACCAATTTGTAAGAAAATGTAATGGTGGTGGAAAATTGAAATCTGACTTCAGCTGCAAGTGA
- the LOC105177988 gene encoding vam6/Vps39-like protein, with protein MVHSAYDSFQLLANSSTRIDAIESYASTLLLSCSDGSLRIYAPESSAGDHRSPSSPAEFHSQALELKKEPYVLERTINGFSKKPMLAMEVLKSRELLLSLSESIAFHRLPNLETLAVITKAKGANAYSWDDRRGFLCFARQKRVCIFRHDGGRGFVEVKEFGVPDTVKSMSWCGENICLGIRREYVILNSTNGALSEVFPSGRIAPPLVVSLPSGELLLGKDNIGVFVDQNGKLLQEGRICWSEAPAAVVVEKPYAIGLLPRHVEIRSLRDPYPLIQTVVLRNVRRLLQSSHVIIVAVENSVYGLFPVPLGAQIVQLTASGNFEEALALCKLLPPEDSNLRAAKEQSIHIRYAHYLFENGSYEEAMEHFLASQVEITYVLSLYPSIILPKSSFIPEPERYMDMSSDAPDLSRGSSGMSDDLESSFPHALDSAESTDLESKKMSHNILMALIKFLQRKRYGIVEKAAAEGTEEAVSDAVGNNFVSYGNSRPKKPSKGRANIPISSVARDTAAILDTALLQALLLTGQSSAALELLRGLNYCDVKICEEFLQEKNQYACLLELYKCNAMHREALKLLHKLVEDSNSSNPPAGLTQKFTPEMIIDYLKSVCGTDPMLVLEFSMLVLESCPTQTIELFLSGNIPADLVNSYLKQHAPNMQTTYLELMLAMNENSISGNLQNEMVQIYLSEVLDWYTDLNSQHKWDEKTYSPTRRKLLSALESISGYNPEVLLKRLPPDALYEERAILLGKMNQHELALSIYVHKLSVPELALSYCDRIYESGQQSSKSYGSIYLTLLQIYLNPQKTTKNFEKRITNLISAQSPGIPKVGLGSGKNKLRLSKKIAEIEGAEETRVSQSGTDSGKSXXXXXXXTEEGASTIMLDKVVDLLGRRWDRINGAQALRLLPRETKLKNLLPFLGPLLRKSSEAYRNFSVIKSLRESENLQVKDELYSQRKNVLKITGDSMCSLCNKKIGTSVFAVYPNGKTIVHFVCFRDSQNIKAVAKGTPLRKR; from the exons ATGGTGCACAGCGCCTACGATTCCTTCCAGCTCCTCGCCAATTCCTCCACCAGAATCGACGCCATCGAATCCTACGCCTCCACCCTTCTCCTCTCTTGCTCCGACGGTTCCCTCCGAATCTACGCTCCCGAATCCTCAGCCGGGGACCACCGATCTCCCTCGTCTCCCGCTGAGTTCCATTCCCAGGCCCTAGAGCTGAAGAAAGAGCCCTACGTTCTCGAACGGACGATTAATGGCTTCTCTAAAAAGCCGATGCTCGCAATGGAGGTGCTCAAGTCGCGGGAGCTCCTTCTCTCGCTCTCCGAGTCGATCGCCTTCCATAGGCTGCCGAATTTGGAGACTTTGGCCGTGATTACCAAAGCCAAGGGCGCCAACGCCTATTCTTGGGATGACAGGCGAGGTTTTCTGTGCTTTGCGCGGCAGAAGAGGGTTTGCATTTTTAGACACGATG GAGGGCGGGGGTTTGTGGAGGTGAAAGAATTTGGTGTTCCAGACACAGTTAAATCAATGTCATGGTGTGGTGAGAATATATGTTTGGGGATCCGGAGAGAgtatgtaatattaaattcaacGAATGGTGCATTATCTGAGGTGTTTCCATCAGGGAGGATCGCCCCACCTCTAGTTGTGTCTCTTCCATCAGGAGAGCTTCTTCTAGGGAAG GATAATATTGGAGTGTTTGTGGACCAAAATGGGAAACTTCTTCAGGAAGGCAGGATTTGCTGGTCAGAGGCTCCTGCAGCAGTTGTTGTTGAGAAGCCATATGCAATAGGACTCTTACCAAGACATGTTGAG ATACGCTCTCTTCGTGATCCTTATCCACTGATCCAAACAGTTGTTCTCCGCAATGTTCGCCGGCTCCTTCAAAGCAGCCATGTTATAATTGTAGCAGTAGAGAATTCTGTTTATGGCTTGTTTCCTGTTCCTCTTGGTGCACAG ATTGTACAACTAACAGCTTCTGGAAATTTTGAGGAAGCACTGGCTTTGTGCAAGTTACTTCCTCCAGAAGATTCAAACCTTCGAGCAGCAAAGGAACAGTCGATTCATATTAG ATATGCTCACTATTTGTTTGAGAATGGGAGCTATGAGGAGGCCATGGAACATTTTTTGGCATCTCAAGTGGAAATCACTTATGTGCTTTCTTTGTATCCATCTATCATTCTTCCCAAATCGTCTTTTATACCTGAACCAGAGAGATACATGGATATGAGCTCTGATGCACCAGATCTCTCAAGAGGTTCCTCTGGCATGTCGGATGATCTGGAATCTTCATTTCCTCATGCTCTGGATTCTGCTGAAAGTACGGATCTTGAATCCAAGAAAATGAGCCACAATATTCTGATGGCTCTTATTAAGTTTTTACAGAGGAAGAGATATGGTATTGTTGAAAAGGCTGCTGCAGAGGGCACTGAGGAGGCTGTTTCAGACGCTGTaggaaataattttgtttcataCGGTAACAGTCGGCCGAAGAAACCTAGCAAG GGTCGAGCTAATATACCTATCAGTTCAGTTGCTAGGGACACGGCAGCTATACTTGACACAGCATTACTTCAGGCTCTTCTATTGACAGGACAATCTTCAGCTGCTCTGGAACTACTTAGGGGTCTTAATTATTGTGATGTAAAAATATGTGAGGAGTTTTTGCAGGAAAAGAATCAGTATGCTTGTTTACTAGAACTTTATAAGTGCAATGCCATGCATCGTGAAGCACTCAAACTTCTTCACAAATTAGTtgaagactcaaactcaagcAATCCACCAGCTGGACTCACACAGAAGTTCACACCTGAGATGATTATTGATTATCTTAAa tCTGTCTGTGGCACAGACCCAATGCTTGTTCTGGAGTTCTCAATGCTTGTTCTTGAAAGCTGTCCCACGCAAACTATTGAACTCTTCTTGTCTGGAAACATTCCAGCCGACCTGGTCAATTCATATCTGAAACAGCATGCTCCTAATATGCAGACTACATATTTGGAGCTTATGCTTGCAATGAATGAAAATAGTATCTCAGGGAATCTCCAGAATGAAATG GTGCAAATATATCTGTCAGAAGTGCTGGATTGGTACACAGATCTTAATTCTCAGCACAAGTGGGATGAAAAAACTTATTCACCCACTAGGAGGAAACTGTTGTCTGCTCTGGAGAGTATCTCTGGGTATAATCCTGAGGTTCTGTTGAAGCGGCTTCCACCAGATGCCTTGTATGAAGAACGAGCCATTCTTTTGGGAAAGATGAACCAACATGAGCTTGCTCTTTCCATATACGTTCATAAG CTTAGTGTTCCTGAACTGGCGCTATCCTATTGTGATCGGATATACGAGTCTGGACAACAATCGTCAAAGTCTTATGGCAGCATATACCTCACTCTActgcaaatatatttgaatccTCAGAAGACTACAAAGAACTTTGAAAAGAGGATCACTAACTTGATATCCGCTCAGAGCCCTGGGATTCCAAAGGTTGGCCTTGGATCTGGTAAGAATAAACTTCGTCTATCTaagaaaattgcagaaattgaGGGTGCTGAGGAGACTCGCGTTAGCCAAAGTGGTACTGACAGTGGAAAGAGTNNNNNNNNNNNNNNNNNNN TCACTGAGGAAGGAGCATCTACCATTATGCTTGATAAGGTTGTCGATTTGTTGGGCCGAAGATGGGATCGAATAAATGGAGCACAGGCCCTAAGACTGCTTCCTAGGGAAACTAAGCTGAAG AACCTACTTCCTTTTCTTGGACCTCTGTTGAGAAAGTCCAGTGAAGCATACCGGAACTTCTCAGTGATAAAGAGCTTGAGAGAAAGTGAAAACCTACAg GTCAAAGATGAACTCTACAGCCAAAGGAAAAATGTTTTGAAGATTACTGGTGATAGTATGTGCTCTCTGTGCAACAAAAAGATAGGAACCAGTGTCTTTGCAGTTTATCCCAATGGAAAGACAATTGTTCACTTTGTTTGCTTCAGAGATTCACAGAATATAAAGGCTGTGGCTAAAGGCACGCCATTACGGAAGAGATGA